Proteins encoded within one genomic window of Clostridiales bacterium:
- a CDS encoding FAD-dependent oxidoreductase yields the protein MRQKYDAIIIGAGPAGIFTALELTKKNKDLNILIVDKGRTIEKRVCPARTTGKCANCKPCSIINGWAGAGAFSDGKLSQSTEVGGRITDYIPKDEAQGLINYADSIYLEFGAPSEVHGLNNRRVEDIMYEASKYNIQLIPCPVRHLGTELSYEVLKKMYIYLINDTNMEFMELTSAKTIIVEDGAARGVVLENAKGDHFDVYADYIVVAPGRGGAEWLTGEAKRLGIKTENNAVDIGVRVEVPNSIMDHLTKDLYEAKLVYFSDTFENKVRSFCMNPSGFVSEEHYDGEIAVVNGHSYANGGPKSANTNFALLVSTRFTEPFNQPIEYGKYIAKLGNMLTGGGIMVQRLGDLLHGRRTDWDRLKKSTTIPTLKSAVPGDLSFVLPERHLISIVETLKAFDHIAPGLYSKNTLLYGLEVKFYSSKLKVKNNFETVINNLYAIGDGAGITRGLIQASVTGVVVARDILNKL from the coding sequence ATAATAGGTGCAGGGCCGGCGGGTATATTTACTGCACTTGAACTTACAAAAAAGAATAAAGATTTGAATATATTGATAGTTGATAAAGGAAGAACGATTGAAAAGAGGGTATGCCCGGCGAGGACAACGGGTAAATGCGCGAACTGCAAGCCGTGTTCTATAATTAACGGCTGGGCGGGCGCGGGAGCTTTCAGCGACGGCAAGCTTTCCCAGTCTACCGAAGTTGGCGGCAGGATTACCGATTATATTCCCAAGGATGAGGCCCAGGGCCTTATCAATTATGCCGACAGCATATATCTTGAGTTCGGTGCGCCGTCCGAGGTCCACGGATTGAACAACAGGCGCGTGGAAGATATAATGTATGAGGCTTCAAAGTATAACATTCAGCTTATACCTTGCCCGGTAAGGCACCTTGGGACGGAGCTCAGCTATGAAGTTCTGAAGAAGATGTATATATATCTTATAAATGATACTAATATGGAGTTTATGGAGCTTACATCTGCAAAGACGATAATAGTCGAAGATGGGGCTGCAAGGGGCGTAGTCCTTGAAAATGCAAAGGGTGATCATTTTGATGTATATGCCGATTATATCGTGGTAGCTCCAGGAAGAGGAGGAGCTGAATGGCTTACAGGCGAGGCAAAAAGGCTCGGCATCAAGACTGAGAATAACGCAGTCGATATAGGGGTCAGGGTGGAAGTCCCGAATTCCATTATGGATCACCTTACAAAGGATTTATATGAAGCAAAGCTTGTGTACTTTTCCGACACGTTCGAAAACAAGGTAAGGTCTTTTTGCATGAATCCGTCAGGTTTTGTATCGGAGGAGCATTATGACGGAGAGATAGCTGTTGTTAACGGGCACAGCTATGCAAACGGAGGGCCCAAAAGCGCGAATACCAATTTTGCGCTGCTTGTGTCCACAAGATTTACAGAGCCTTTTAACCAGCCTATCGAATATGGCAAATATATCGCAAAACTTGGGAATATGCTGACAGGCGGGGGAATAATGGTTCAGAGGCTTGGGGATCTTTTGCATGGAAGAAGGACCGATTGGGACAGATTGAAAAAATCTACAACTATCCCGACGCTGAAAAGCGCTGTTCCGGGAGATTTAAGCTTTGTTCTTCCTGAGAGGCATTTGATATCCATCGTCGAAACTTTAAAAGCTTTTGACCATATCGCACCTGGTCTTTATTCAAAGAATACACTGCTGTATGGACTCGAGGTCAAGTTTTATTCATCAAAGCTTAAAGTTAAAAACAATTTTGAAACGGTAATAAACAACCTCTATGCCATAGGCGATGGCGCCGGTATTACGAGAGGGCTTATTCAGGCCTCAGTGACTGGTGTGGTTGTTGCAAGGGATATATTGAACAAATTATAA
- a CDS encoding adenylosuccinate synthase: MSGTVVIGAQWGDEGKGKITDYLAEKAEVVVRYQGGSNAGHTVEAGGEEYKLHLIPSGVLYKNTLNIIGDGVVLDPEALFEEIDYLNKKGITVDNLVISDRAHVVMPYHKVLDVLSEKKRGKGDIGTTGKGIGPCYTDKSERCGIRVCDLLKKDVFIQKAGNNIDSKNEIIEKIYGAEALNKQDIIDRYLEYAGRMRPFVKDTTYVLYNEEKKGKDILFEGAQGTLLDIDYGTYPYVTSSHPISGGVCVGAGVGPKSLDKVVGVCKAYTTRVGKGPFPTELLDKTGDSIREKGNEYGTTTGRPRRCGWLDLVIVKFAVRLSGITDIAVTKLDTLAGIDKLMICTGYELDGKIIDYFPASLEDLAKCRPVYEEFDGWDDTVRDAKKFGDLPDNARRYLDKIQEVTESKVSIVSVGPDRDKTIVRE, encoded by the coding sequence ATGTCAGGAACAGTAGTCATAGGAGCGCAGTGGGGCGATGAGGGAAAAGGTAAAATAACGGATTATCTCGCGGAAAAAGCGGAAGTTGTTGTAAGATACCAGGGCGGAAGCAATGCAGGCCATACTGTAGAAGCAGGTGGGGAGGAGTATAAGCTCCATCTTATTCCGTCAGGTGTTTTATATAAAAATACATTGAATATAATAGGCGACGGTGTAGTATTAGACCCTGAAGCGCTGTTTGAAGAGATAGATTATCTGAATAAAAAAGGTATAACTGTGGATAACCTTGTAATAAGCGACAGGGCGCATGTAGTAATGCCGTATCATAAGGTCCTCGATGTACTTTCTGAAAAAAAGAGGGGCAAGGGCGATATAGGAACAACAGGGAAGGGCATAGGACCGTGCTATACCGACAAGTCTGAAAGATGCGGAATCAGGGTGTGCGATCTTTTAAAAAAGGATGTATTTATTCAGAAAGCGGGGAATAATATAGACAGCAAGAATGAAATCATTGAGAAGATATACGGTGCAGAGGCTCTGAACAAACAGGATATAATCGATAGGTATCTTGAATATGCCGGCAGGATGCGCCCCTTTGTAAAGGATACGACTTATGTATTGTATAATGAAGAAAAAAAAGGCAAGGATATATTGTTTGAAGGAGCTCAGGGTACTCTCCTTGATATAGATTATGGCACATATCCGTATGTTACAAGTTCCCACCCCATATCCGGCGGCGTATGCGTCGGCGCGGGGGTCGGGCCGAAGTCGTTGGATAAGGTTGTCGGGGTATGCAAAGCATATACGACAAGGGTCGGTAAGGGCCCGTTCCCTACGGAGCTTTTAGATAAAACAGGCGATTCAATAAGGGAGAAAGGAAATGAATATGGTACGACGACAGGCAGGCCGAGAAGGTGTGGATGGCTTGATCTTGTTATAGTTAAATTCGCTGTAAGGCTCTCTGGAATAACGGATATAGCAGTTACCAAGCTTGATACCCTTGCAGGAATTGATAAGCTTATGATATGTACGGGATATGAGCTTGACGGTAAAATAATCGACTATTTCCCTGCAAGCCTTGAAGACCTTGCAAAATGCAGGCCTGTATATGAAGAATTCGATGGATGGGACGATACGGTAAGGGATGCGAAAAAATTCGGGGACCTTCCTGATAATGCAAGGAGATATTTGGATAAAATACAGGAGGTTACTGAATCGAAGGTATCGATAGTTTCCGTAGGACCTGACAGGGATAAAACCATAGTAAGGGAATAA